The region CGACAAAAGGGGCGCGCCGAAGGGCGAGTGTAAAGTACGGAAAAAGTACGCCGATTTACGCTAATGTGCCAGTGTGTGTAATTAGCAGCGCACGACGCGGCCCAATGACACCAATTCCGGAAGGAGGGAAGAGcacggaaaatggaaaataaacgGCGAGTGCGAACGTTAGGCAGGGTAGTTTCTTCTAGGGCTCGAGATTCCAATAATGAAATCTGCGAGATGCGGCGGAATGGGGCGTGGTTCGGGAGGGGGCGGCAGCAGTACCGGTTATGTAAGccgaaaattggaaaatttccaGCCACGGAAAAGCGGAAAGCTTCTCGCCTGGAAAGTGGTTGTGCTGGAAATTAGAAACTGGAAATCGGGAATTGCGCATGTCAGCTAAGGGTTAACTCGCGAGTCGTGGAAGCCGagcgaaacaaaaagaaaaacgaagcACACCTGGAAGGCGAAGAGAGCGCGTTAGAGAGAGGCTcaaagagagggagagagggAGCTACTCGCATTAGAAGTTAATCCGAATCCGAAAAACGTTAAACCCAGGTCTGAGCCCAGGCTAACTTCAAAGATCTAACAGATAAAACGGCGGACCAGATCCAATAGGATTGGTAACTCCACGCAGTTTCAACTTCGTTTTCACTTCCAGTTTCGGAAAGCCCCcacaaacaaattaataacttcTTAGGGCGTCGCCTCGGctctgttgttgctgcttttttcagcagcaacaaaacaAATAGAAGCAGCCGAGccccaccaacaacaacagcagcgtacacaacacacagatacacgcACACACCCACAGCAGCGCACTCGGGCTTCGATTTTTCCCACTAAAAACAACGCCCGCTAAGCGTTTCGGCCACAACAATCCGTTTTGGCCAGTTTTTCGGCCGCTTCAGTGGTCGCGGTCCAACAGTCCCCTGCACTTCCCCAATTTGGCACTTAATTAACTTAGTTTTCACCGTAATTCGGGCTTAATTTTGAGCTCACCTCGTAATCCGACCTTAACGCCATGTTATTTTCAACTATCGTCTATCGTGCGAATTATCGTGTTAATTCTAGCTATCGTCTATCGTGCGAACTATCGTGTTAGTTTTAGCTATCGTCTATCGCTATATCGCCGTTTTGTATCGTTATCGTGAGTCGGCAACGTAAGGCCAGAAACGTAAGCGCCACGCAGGTCTCACTGTTAATGTTTAACAGCGGTGGCTGGAAAACAGCGCCACTGTGGCAAAACGGGGAACCGGTTCTGACAAGAGGAGCGCCCTCTAACTTTTATCAGAGCAAAACTTGGTGTTTATATAAAGGGTTTCACATCACTAGAAATTTAATTAGCAAATGCAACCACCTGACCGTAGAAAATGTAGTTGTCTCTAGATAAAAAGTACAGATGGCGCTCAGTATCTTCACTGAGTTTCTTTTTAGCCCGCACTCGCGCACTATGATCATTTTTCCGAATTAAACacataaaaatactaaatgtaaataaaatgcttgCAAAAAACACagtacacttaaaaaaataatactcaAATATCTCGCATGCAGTAAATGAGgatagattttaaaatttccgattttttgtacaaaatgttatttatttttttaagaaattagcCACATAAACGTAACTTTGTCAATAATAGTTAAACTATTAAATAGTAgacaaaagaaaaactaattacCAACTATTTCAAACAGGAAACTACTGTATTTCATTGCTACAGAACTATTTGCTTCGGTGACTTTGAACAAGATTGTTTTGTgcatataaatttgaaaaaaacaacaatttaCGAGATTTCGAAGATCAGTTGTCGAAGTATTTCCGGAACTCCTGGCAACCGGCCCAGTTGTCCTCCCAGCCGGGGGTGAGTTCCTTGGCGTGCTCGTACCAGCGGGCCACATTAGCATACCGCCTGAAATCGAAGCCCGCTACGTCGAAGGTGGACACAGTGGCAAGGAAGGCGATGTCCGCCAGACTGTAGTCCTCTCCAGCGCTGTAGGTCTGACCCTCGAGGAAGGTGTTCAGGAACTCGAAGGCGACCTCGATCTGCTTGTAGCTCTCCTCATTGGCCGGCTTCTTCAGGAAAATCTGGGGGTAATAGTACTCGGAGAAGCTCTTGTAGAGGGTGCCCATGTCGAAGTACAGGCGCTGGTTAATCAGGGCCTGCTTCTGCACGTCCTTGGGAAAGAGCCTGTCGTCCTTGCCGCACCTCTCCACCAGGTAAACCATGATGGCGCGCGACTCCCACAAGGCGAAGCCGTGATCCTGCAGCGTGGGGATCGTGTGCTGCGGGTTGATCTTGAGGTACTCCGGCTTGAATTGCTCCCCAGCACGGGTGTTAATGATAGTCTTCTTGTCGAACGCCACGCCCAGGGCCTTGGCCGTCATCAGAACAGAGCGGCAGGGAGCAGATCCGGGTGTGTAGTACAGGTCCATTCGACGGTTGAGGGATCTCTGCAAGAAACAGCAATTCATCAAGATCAGAAGGTGTCACTGCAGATTGATATAAAACTGAACATTCACTTTCTTTGGATTTGTTGACGCAATCTGGCGTAATAAATGGGGGTTTCGCTCGGTAGCTCAACTTACGAGATAGTCAGCAATTCTTCTGCGCTATGCTGGAGTCGGAGAACGACACAGAACTGAAGAGTTCCCCGTGGCTTAGCCGTTTTTTATACACACAACCCAACCGCCAAAAGATAACCACTGCACGAGTATAATGGTGGCTGATGGATCAATTAAGTACGGGTGATAattgacaaatatttttgctcGATCGCGAATGACTTGTCAAAAGAAGGGGTTCCAGACTAGGAGAACTCGACGAATACTAGAGCAAAATGGTTTTCAAAATGTGGTATTTCGATCAAGTTTCTAATTACTTTAGCTCAGTCCAGGTAATtgaataaatgaaatttttaaattagctcAAGTGTTTGCCCAAAATTACTTTGACGTTGATTGTTTTTGCTATCAGCTCAATCTCAGCTGTTTACATCGAAGCTGGCAGGCCGGCACGCAGCTCTATCTTATCGCAGTGAAAATGTTTGAGGTGTAGTACCTCAACGAACTTCACTTATCGCGGAAGTCAACGACTCTTTGGCTTTGGCACTCTTAAAATAACACCAAATATGGGCTCTTTATTCAAACAGTGCGTTAGATTCGCAGCAATAAACACAGTAAAGATTAAATAGAGCCCACTCATTGTTTGTTCAGAATGCCGCCCAGATACAACTTCTTGTAGTACTCGCAGCCCTCCCAGTTCTCCTCCCAGCCGGGAACCGCCTTCTTGGCATTGTCGTACCACCTGACCACGTTCGGATACTTTCCAAAGTCGTACTCCGATATTTCGAAAGTGGAAACCGTGGCCAGGAGGGCAAAGTCGGCCAGGGTCAGCTTGTTGAGGGCGGCGTACTGCTGGCCGTCCAACAGAGTGTTGAACATTTCGAAGGCGGCATCGATCCTCTTGAAGTGCTCGGGATCAGCCGGCTTCTTCACGCCCTCGAACAACTGGGGGTAGTAGTAGTAGACGTAGCTCTGGTACAGCGTGCCCAGATCGAAGAACAGGCGCTGGTTGATCACGGCCCGCTGCTGGGGGTCCTTGGGATAGATGGACCCATCCTCGTCGTACTTCTCCGCCAGATAGATCAGAATGGCCCTCGACTCCCAAACGGCGAATTCCCCGTCCACCAGAGTGGGAATCGTGTGCTGGGGGTTGAGCTTCACGAACTCGGGCTTCAGGTGATCGCCGGCATCCAGGTCGACCTTCTTCTTGTTCAGCTCCAGGCCCAGGGCACGGGCAGTCATCAGTATGGAGCGGCAGGGCGCCGAGTAGAGCATGTAGTAAAAGTCCAGCATGATACTCTAGGGCAATGCAAAAGCGAACTGAATTAATATTTACGCTAAACGGGTCTTATATACTTGAAGCCCCCTCCAGATTATTTACAATCAATGCGAAATTATCCTCGTGGTACTGATTCCAGAAAGTTCCAATTGAAATTGCAAACTTTTGCTAAGATTTATTGCGaagataaatatttagtaaTATGGCATTTAGCTGCTCTCATCGGCTGGTTGCTAAGGTTTTTTGCTTTGAAATTCTAAGCTTGCTATCAGTATGCTTTATATGAAATCAAACTGGTTACAGTTACACGTTTTCTGTCGCATATAAACGTGGTAGGATTTTTGTTACAatgtattttcaaaaaatacagGAAATAAACGGTAGAAGATAAATGCACCAAGTACACAGGAAAATTGTGATATAAATGTGGGgtcaaaacattttataaagtaaaataaacaaataaaataagtagTTTGCTTTCTTAAACGTTTCAGCCTTTCAGCCAGAAAATTCCATTTAAGATTCGTAGTAAAATTATTAGGTTCCCAGAACATCATTCTTATAAGCTTAACTAATCTAATGCCCACCTATTCTCTCTAATTTCCGTGGGTTTTATTCGGCTCTTCCGGCTGTCTCCCTTCACGAAAGCACACTGACGAACAGCCGGCAAACAGCGCCACTTTTATCGCTTATTTTGCATCAGAGAGACGGATTCAGAGAAGTTCGGTCTATTATACTCTCCCTACTGTACCTATTATACCCACCCTCCGCGATGGAAGAGAGAAAAACGCGAGAAGAGCTGCCACTTATCCACTGTTGCTCCCCACAGCCAGCACACAGTGTAGACATCTAGAAAACCGTTTCGTATGTTTTGTGCATTCAAAAAGAGAACACTTGTTTATTGTCTTTGGAGACAGGCGAATTTGGAATTGTTGTTTGTGAACGTGAATATAAATACTACATCAAATGTACGGGGCAAAGGGGGTGAATATCAGGCTTATTCGAAGTACTTCTTGAACTCCAGGCACCCGGCCCAGTTGTCCTCCCAGCCGGGGGTGACCTTCTTGGCGTTCTCGTACCACCGGTTCACGTTGGCGTACTTGCTGATCTCGAAGCCGGCCACCTCGAAGGTGGACACGGAGGCCACCAGGGCGATGTCGGCCACGGTGAGGGAGTCGCCGGCGGCGTACTCCTGGCCCTCGAGGAAGGTGTTCAGGAACTCGAAGGCGGCCTCGATCTTCTTGAAGGCCTCGGGATCGGCGGG is a window of Drosophila biarmipes strain raj3 chromosome 3R, RU_DBia_V1.1, whole genome shotgun sequence DNA encoding:
- the LOC108027164 gene encoding glutathione S-transferase 1-1, with amino-acid sequence MDLYYTPGSAPCRSVLMTAKALGVAFDKKTIINTRAGEQFKPEYLKINPQHTIPTLQDHGFALWESRAIMVYLVERCGKDDRLFPKDVQKQALINQRLYFDMGTLYKSFSEYYYPQIFLKKPANEESYKQIEVAFEFLNTFLEGQTYSAGEDYSLADIAFLATVSTFDVAGFDFRRYANVARWYEHAKELTPGWEDNWAGCQEFRKYFDN
- the LOC108027165 gene encoding glutathione S-transferase 1-1 — protein: MLDFYYMLYSAPCRSILMTARALGLELNKKKVDLDAGDHLKPEFVKLNPQHTIPTLVDGEFAVWESRAILIYLAEKYDEDGSIYPKDPQQRAVINQRLFFDLGTLYQSYVYYYYPQLFEGVKKPADPEHFKRIDAAFEMFNTLLDGQQYAALNKLTLADFALLATVSTFEISEYDFGKYPNVVRWYDNAKKAVPGWEENWEGCEYYKKLYLGGILNKQ